From the genome of Streptomyces ficellus:
CGGCTTCGGGCACGTGGCGGCGAACACCGTGCCGCTGCTGGTGTTCGGGTTCCTCGCCGCGCTCGGCGGCGTCCGCCGCTTCCTGGCCGTCGCCGCGCTGATCGTGGTCGTCGACGGGCTGGGCGTCTGGCTGGTCGCACCCTCGTACAGCGTCACGGCGGGCGCGTCGGGCCTGGTCTTCGGCCTCTTCGGCTATCTGGTGGTGCGCGGCTTCGTGGACCGCAGCCCGCTGGACATCCTCACCGGGCTGCTCGTCGGCGCCGTCTGGGGGAGCACGATCCTGCTGGGCGTGCTGCCCACGCAGTCCGGCGTCAGCTGGCAGGGCCACCTGTTCGGGCTGCTCGCGGGCGTGGCGGCGGCGTTCGTCTTCCGCCGCCGCCCACGCGCGGCGTCCGGGGCGTCCGGGCTCAGAGGCTGAGGCCGCGCACCAGCAGATCGGTGAGCGCGCACACGAAGAGCGCGACGCCGATGAAGCCGTTGGTGGTGAAGAACGCCCGGT
Proteins encoded in this window:
- a CDS encoding rhomboid family intramembrane serine protease; this translates as MANTTGSDVGGRTRADRVRAAALLVGAWVALLWLLEAVDVVSGHALDPYGVSPREVAELRDVVPSAFLHFGFGHVAANTVPLLVFGFLAALGGVRRFLAVAALIVVVDGLGVWLVAPSYSVTAGASGLVFGLFGYLVVRGFVDRSPLDILTGLLVGAVWGSTILLGVLPTQSGVSWQGHLFGLLAGVAAAFVFRRRPRAASGASGLRG